The following nucleotide sequence is from Candidatus Bipolaricaulis sibiricus.
GCCGCGTCGAGCTCGTCCCGAAGGGCGTCGGTGAGCCGCCGCTCGGCGCGGAGCGTTGGGAGGAGGTTGGGGTGGTGCTCGGCGACGAACGCGAGAAAGCCGTGCTCGAATGCCCGAACTCCCTCAACGGGAACGTCGTCGAGGTGCCCGCCCACTGCCGCGTACAGAACGACAACTTGGGACTCTACGGGTAGCGGCTGGTACTGGTCCTGGTTCAGGACTTCCATCACCCTCGCCCCTCGGGCGAGCTGAGCCTGCGATGCTTCGTCAAGCTCCTGTGCGAACTCCGCAAACGCGGCGAGGTCCCGGTACTGAGCAAGCTCGAGCCTCAGCTGGCCTGCGACCTCCTTCATCGCCGGGATCTGGGCCGCTCCCCCGACCCTCGACACCGAGAGCCCCACGTTCATCGCTGGGCGTTGGCCCTTGTTGAACAGGTCCGCCTCGAGGTAGATCTGGCCGTCGGTGATGGAGATGAGGTTCGTGGAGATGTAGGCGGTGATATCACCCGCCTTCGTCTCGACGATTGGAAGGGCGGTGAGGGACCCGCCGCCGTGCTCATCGTTCATCCGTGCGGCTCGTTCGAGAAGCCGGGAGTGTGTGTAGAAGATGTCGCCTGGATAGGCCTCCCGCCCCGGCGGACGGCGCAAGAGGAGCGAGATCTCGCGGTACGCGACCGCATGCTTGGACAGGTCGTCGTAGATCACGAGTGCGTCCTCTCCCCGATCCCGGAAGTACTCGCCCATCGCGCACCCTGCGTAGGGGGCGATGTACTGCAGGGGGGTGGGATCCTCCGCTGCCGCGGCGACGATGATCGTGTACTCAAGCGCCCCATGGCGGCGCAGCGCGTCTACCGCCTTGGCGATCGTGGACGACTTCTGGCCGATGGCGACGTAGATGCAGTACACGTTCTGCCCCTTCTGGTGGATGATGGTGTCCAGGGCGACTGCCGTCTTCCCGGTTCGCCGGTCCCCGATGAGGAGCTCGCGCTGTCCGCGTCCGATCGGTGTCAGGGCGTCGATGCACTTGATCCCGGTCTGGAGGGGGGTGTTCACGGGCTGGCGAGCGATCACGCCTGGTGCCTTGTCGTCGGTCTTGCGGTATCCGTCGGGTTCGATCACCCCGCCTCCGTCAAGCGGAGCCCCCAGCGGGTCGACCACGCGCCCGAGGAACCCCTTCCCAACAGGAGTCGACAGGACGTGCCCCGTGCGTCGGACCTCATCTCCCTCCCGAATCCCCCGGTCGGGACCGAGGATCGCCACGCCCACGGAGTCCTCGGCCAGATCGAGGACCAGGCCGTGG
It contains:
- a CDS encoding ATP synthase alpha chain; protein product: MNARKDEIAAIIKKQIQQLDIDLQMEEVGVVVEVGDGIARVWGLRSAMASELLRFPGEVHGLVLDLAEDSVGVAILGPDRGIREGDEVRRTGHVLSTPVGKGFLGRVVDPLGAPLDGGGVIEPDGYRKTDDKAPGVIARQPVNTPLQTGIKCIDALTPIGRGQRELLIGDRRTGKTAVALDTIIHQKGQNVYCIYVAIGQKSSTIAKAVDALRRHGALEYTIIVAAAAEDPTPLQYIAPYAGCAMGEYFRDRGEDALVIYDDLSKHAVAYREISLLLRRPPGREAYPGDIFYTHSRLLERAARMNDEHGGGSLTALPIVETKAGDITAYISTNLISITDGQIYLEADLFNKGQRPAMNVGLSVSRVGGAAQIPAMKEVAGQLRLELAQYRDLAAFAEFAQELDEASQAQLARGARVMEVLNQDQYQPLPVESQVVVLYAAVGGHLDDVPVEGVRAFEHGFLAFVAEHHPNLLPTLRAERRLTDALRDELDAALVRFREGFRV